One window of Burkholderia cepacia GG4 genomic DNA carries:
- a CDS encoding NAD(P)/FAD-dependent oxidoreductase yields the protein MSRPAIVVLGAGPAGAAAALGLARLGYPVRVVSEWRRFDAVEGVSDRVLQGLRQAGLVHAAACALPPCARTTHWNGDTRTLNHEHLIDRRRFDAALRRDLADAGVAVREATVRAVHADGDGHAIRIDTPAGPDTLHAAFVVEARGRLAPLARDASRGPQTLSLLNVWQGTPGDAASAIESMPDGWAWMARLPDGRCYWQATLDVATTTLPPRDALPAWCATLRQTPFARDFFDLDAGAEARVFARTSSATLCGDTGGTNWLRVGDAAMAVDPLSGNGIFQSLSSALQAPAVIHTLLAHPERAALALRFHERRITALFMRFARIGRDFYALDTQWADRPFWQARRAWPDDAPSHRAPDFDALAIERAPVIDGDTIAEADVVTSPDQPLGIWHLQGIPLAPIVAALREQPAAQVLAAFAPPQAALVRRWLETQGYPFVRA from the coding sequence ATGAGCCGCCCGGCGATCGTCGTGCTCGGCGCGGGGCCGGCGGGCGCCGCTGCCGCGCTCGGCCTCGCGCGGCTCGGCTATCCGGTCCGGGTCGTCAGCGAATGGCGACGCTTCGATGCGGTCGAAGGCGTGTCCGATCGCGTGTTGCAAGGGTTGCGCCAAGCCGGGCTCGTGCACGCCGCCGCCTGCGCATTGCCGCCGTGTGCACGCACGACGCACTGGAACGGCGACACGCGCACGCTCAATCACGAACACCTGATCGACCGACGCCGTTTCGACGCGGCGCTGCGTCGCGATCTCGCCGACGCGGGCGTTGCAGTGCGCGAAGCGACGGTACGGGCGGTGCACGCCGACGGCGACGGGCATGCGATCCGCATCGACACACCGGCCGGCCCCGACACGCTGCACGCGGCGTTCGTCGTCGAGGCGCGCGGCCGGCTCGCGCCGCTCGCGCGCGACGCGAGCCGCGGGCCGCAAACGCTGAGCCTGCTGAACGTGTGGCAAGGCACGCCGGGCGACGCGGCATCCGCGATCGAGAGTATGCCGGACGGCTGGGCGTGGATGGCGCGGCTGCCCGATGGCCGCTGCTACTGGCAGGCGACGCTCGACGTCGCGACCACGACGCTGCCGCCGCGCGACGCCCTGCCCGCGTGGTGCGCGACGCTGCGGCAAACGCCGTTCGCACGTGACTTCTTCGACCTGGATGCCGGCGCCGAGGCGCGCGTGTTCGCGCGAACCAGCAGCGCGACGCTGTGCGGCGACACCGGCGGCACGAACTGGCTGCGCGTCGGCGACGCGGCGATGGCCGTCGATCCGCTGTCCGGCAACGGCATCTTCCAGTCACTGTCGTCCGCGCTGCAGGCGCCCGCCGTCATCCACACGCTGCTCGCGCACCCCGAGCGCGCAGCGCTCGCGCTGCGCTTTCACGAACGGCGGATTACCGCACTGTTCATGCGTTTCGCGCGGATCGGCCGCGACTTCTACGCGCTCGACACGCAGTGGGCGGACCGGCCGTTCTGGCAGGCGCGCCGCGCGTGGCCCGACGACGCGCCATCGCATCGCGCGCCCGATTTCGACGCGCTCGCGATCGAGCGGGCGCCCGTGATCGACGGCGACACGATCGCCGAAGCCGACGTCGTCACGAGCCCCGACCAGCCGCTCGGCATCTGGCATCTGCAAGGCATCCCGCTCGCGCCGATCGTCGCGGCGCTGCGCGAGCAGCCCGCCGCACAGGTGCTGGCGGCGTTCGCACCACCGCAGGCCGCGCTCGTGCGGCGCTGGCTCGAAACGCAGGGCTATCCGTTCGTACGCGCGTAA
- a CDS encoding S8 family serine peptidase, whose protein sequence is MRDDRAVRVGVVDSGYPPSLSARVTDARRFAFDAASVVQASAVEPDRIGHGSAICTTIAAAAPEAALVVAQVFEARGVTSAAQIAHAIDWLLSQRIRVINLSLGVRADRDTLRDACAAAVAQRVTVFASSPAQGTPVFPASYPGVVRITGDARCAPDQWSWLDSPQADFGAVVSSGAPLAPAGASIACAALSGYAARWFARHPDADTAALLDHLRANAAYLGVERRTHAS, encoded by the coding sequence ATGCGTGACGATCGCGCCGTGCGCGTGGGCGTCGTCGACAGCGGCTATCCGCCGTCGCTGAGCGCACGCGTCACCGACGCGCGGCGCTTCGCGTTCGACGCTGCGTCGGTGGTACAGGCCAGCGCCGTCGAGCCGGACCGGATCGGCCACGGCAGCGCGATCTGCACGACGATCGCGGCTGCCGCGCCCGAGGCGGCGCTGGTCGTCGCGCAGGTGTTCGAGGCACGCGGCGTCACGAGTGCCGCGCAGATCGCGCATGCGATCGACTGGTTGCTGTCGCAACGAATCCGCGTAATCAACCTCAGCCTCGGCGTGCGCGCCGATCGCGACACGCTGCGCGACGCGTGCGCGGCAGCCGTCGCGCAACGCGTGACCGTGTTCGCGTCGAGCCCCGCGCAAGGCACGCCGGTGTTTCCGGCGAGCTATCCGGGCGTCGTGCGCATCACGGGCGATGCACGCTGCGCGCCGGACCAATGGTCGTGGCTCGACAGCCCGCAGGCCGATTTCGGTGCGGTCGTGTCGAGCGGCGCACCGCTCGCACCGGCCGGCGCGAGCATCGCGTGCGCGGCGCTCAGCGGCTACGCGGCGCGCTGGTTCGCACGTCATCCCGATGCCGATACGGCGGCACTGCTCGACCATTTGCGCGCGAACGCCGCCTACCTCGGCGTCGAACGACGCACCCACGCATCATGA
- a CDS encoding TetR/AcrR family transcriptional regulator, with protein MSNSEMEKALETEKRGRAYGGVAPEVRAAERRDALIRAATRVFGTVGFRKATVRSICQEAKLNDRYFYAAFDSTEDLLRCTYLHHAQQLHDAVARAVAERGGDLRESVDAGLAAFFGFLRDPCAARVLLLEVMGVSADTDMTYQRMLIDFGKLIMAIGTGREAVTPAERTEQRLIGLALVGAMTNVGAAWLLTGYRDPEAQMVASCRRVLLGTLREAG; from the coding sequence ATGTCAAATAGCGAAATGGAGAAAGCACTCGAAACGGAAAAACGGGGCCGGGCGTACGGCGGCGTGGCGCCCGAGGTGCGGGCCGCCGAGCGGCGCGATGCACTGATCCGCGCGGCGACGCGCGTGTTCGGCACGGTCGGCTTCCGCAAGGCGACCGTACGGTCGATCTGCCAGGAGGCGAAACTGAACGACCGCTATTTCTACGCGGCGTTCGACAGTACCGAGGATCTGCTGCGCTGCACCTACCTGCATCACGCGCAGCAACTGCACGACGCGGTCGCGCGGGCGGTGGCCGAGCGCGGCGGCGATCTGCGCGAAAGCGTCGACGCGGGGCTCGCGGCATTCTTCGGGTTCCTGCGCGACCCGTGCGCGGCCCGCGTGCTGCTGCTCGAGGTGATGGGCGTGAGCGCGGATACCGACATGACGTACCAGCGGATGCTGATCGACTTCGGCAAGCTGATCATGGCGATCGGCACGGGGCGCGAGGCCGTGACGCCCGCCGAGCGCACCGAGCAGCGGCTGATCGGGCTCGCGCTGGTCGGCGCGATGACGAACGTCGGCGCTGCGTGGCTGCTCACCGGGTATCGCGATCCGGAGGCGCAGATGGTCGCGAGCTGCAGGAGGGTGTTGCTGGGCACGTTGCGGGAAGCGGGGTAG
- a CDS encoding pyridoxamine 5'-phosphate oxidase family protein, with the protein MTAPTAAVPGWELEVAPFHAGELAVQQRAGVTEAAGAAGRRGIRRFMPDQHRTFFAQLPFFVLGGVDAHGQPWATLRVGMPGFVSTPDERTLRIGGDALPGDPLAGAWQPGASLGGLGIEFDTRRRNRVNGVVRAVDGGAMTIAVEQSFGNCAKYIQGRRPTFVPPEGGASAGAAASGVSDRLSDADRALLAQADTFFVASANTSAGAGAARGADVSHRGGMPGFVRVDDAYTLTTPDFSGNRFFNTLGNLQHDSRAGLLFVDFDSGDLLYVAAHAEIVWDGPLVASFDGAQRVVRFHVHEVRRTRAVLPFRWSAVEPAPQFAGMAGAASVGGAAASVSASASASAPAPAPAPAPASTAVSTAASTAAPASASAPAPAPAPAPASTAASTSTSTSTSTSTSTSTSTSTAPSIWCPVRIAKIVDEARDIRSFHFEPADGRALPAYEAGQHLTLRVVLPDSDAPTIRSYTLSDAPGAAHYRITVKREGRVSAWLHDHARAGMTLDAQMPRGRFTFDVASPRPAVLVSAGIGITPMIAILRRALADDVPSRRVVFVHGARDTADRPFATELTRIADADARVALHWFDSQPQRDGAARPGRIDIAQLKRLLSFDDYDFYLCGPSAFMRDLYDGLRALNVPDERIRFEAFGPSSVARSADRTVAAPAVASVPVVFRRTGRDAAWTPADGTLLEFAEGQGVAVPSDCRSGSCGTCATRVLSGAIDYVQSPDAAIEPGCALLCVARPAEVAAEPLVLDR; encoded by the coding sequence ATGACCGCGCCGACCGCCGCCGTGCCGGGCTGGGAACTCGAGGTTGCGCCGTTTCATGCGGGCGAGCTCGCCGTGCAACAGCGCGCGGGCGTGACGGAGGCCGCGGGCGCGGCCGGCCGGCGCGGGATCCGGCGCTTCATGCCGGACCAGCACCGGACGTTTTTCGCGCAGCTGCCGTTCTTCGTGCTGGGTGGCGTCGACGCGCACGGCCAGCCGTGGGCGACGCTGCGGGTCGGGATGCCCGGCTTCGTGTCGACGCCGGACGAGCGCACGCTGCGCATCGGCGGCGACGCGCTGCCGGGCGATCCGCTGGCCGGCGCGTGGCAGCCCGGGGCGTCGCTCGGCGGGCTCGGGATCGAGTTCGATACGCGCCGGCGCAATCGGGTGAACGGCGTCGTGCGCGCGGTCGACGGTGGCGCGATGACGATCGCGGTCGAGCAGAGCTTCGGCAACTGCGCGAAGTACATCCAGGGCCGCAGGCCGACGTTCGTGCCGCCCGAAGGCGGGGCGTCGGCAGGGGCCGCTGCGTCCGGCGTGTCGGACCGGCTGAGCGACGCGGATCGGGCGCTGCTCGCGCAGGCCGATACGTTCTTCGTCGCGAGCGCGAACACGTCGGCCGGTGCGGGCGCCGCGCGCGGCGCTGACGTGTCGCATCGCGGCGGCATGCCGGGCTTCGTGCGGGTCGACGATGCGTACACGCTGACGACGCCGGACTTCAGCGGCAACCGCTTCTTCAACACGCTCGGCAACCTGCAGCACGATTCGCGCGCGGGGCTGCTGTTCGTCGATTTCGACAGCGGCGACCTGCTGTATGTCGCCGCGCACGCGGAGATCGTGTGGGACGGGCCGCTCGTCGCGTCGTTCGACGGCGCGCAGCGGGTCGTGCGGTTTCATGTGCATGAAGTGCGGCGCACGCGCGCCGTGCTGCCGTTCCGGTGGTCGGCGGTCGAGCCGGCACCGCAGTTTGCGGGGATGGCGGGGGCGGCGAGCGTGGGTGGGGCGGCGGCATCTGTCTCGGCATCGGCATCGGCATCGGCACCGGCACCGGCACCGGCACCGGCACCGGCATCGACAGCGGTATCGACAGCGGCATCGACAGCGGCACCGGCATCGGCATCGGCACCGGCACCGGCACCGGCACCGGCACCGGCATCGACAGCGGCATCGACATCGACATCGACATCGACATCGACATCGACATCGACATCGACATCGACATCGACAGCGCCCTCGATCTGGTGCCCGGTACGCATCGCGAAGATCGTCGACGAAGCGCGCGATATCCGCTCGTTCCATTTCGAACCGGCGGACGGCCGCGCGTTGCCGGCATACGAAGCCGGGCAGCATCTGACGCTGCGCGTCGTGCTGCCGGACAGCGATGCACCGACGATCCGCAGCTACACGCTGTCCGATGCGCCCGGCGCTGCGCATTACCGGATCACCGTGAAGCGCGAAGGGCGCGTGTCGGCATGGCTGCACGACCACGCGCGTGCCGGTATGACGCTCGATGCGCAGATGCCGCGCGGCCGCTTCACGTTCGACGTCGCGAGCCCGCGCCCGGCCGTGCTGGTGTCGGCCGGTATCGGCATCACGCCGATGATCGCGATACTGCGTCGCGCGCTGGCCGACGACGTACCGTCACGCCGCGTCGTGTTCGTGCACGGGGCGCGCGATACGGCCGACCGGCCGTTCGCGACGGAGCTGACGCGCATCGCGGACGCCGACGCACGCGTCGCGCTGCACTGGTTCGACAGCCAGCCGCAGCGCGACGGCGCGGCGCGGCCGGGCCGCATCGACATCGCGCAACTGAAGCGTCTACTGTCGTTCGACGACTACGACTTCTACCTGTGCGGGCCGTCCGCGTTCATGCGCGATTTGTACGACGGATTGCGCGCGCTGAACGTGCCGGACGAACGCATCCGCTTCGAGGCATTCGGGCCGTCGAGCGTCGCGCGCAGCGCGGACCGCACGGTGGCAGCGCCGGCGGTGGCTAGCGTGCCCGTCGTGTTCCGCCGCACCGGGCGTGACGCCGCATGGACGCCCGCCGACGGCACGCTGCTCGAATTCGCCGAAGGCCAGGGCGTGGCGGTGCCGTCCGATTGCCGGTCCGGTTCGTGCGGCACGTGCGCGACGCGCGTGCTGTCCGGCGCGATCGATTACGTGCAGTCACCCGATGCGGCGATCGAGCCTGGCTGCGCGCTGCTGTGCGTCGCCCGGCCCGCCGAAGTGGCCGCGGAGCCGCTGGTGCTCGACCGCTGA
- a CDS encoding porin translates to MKKASIILSAGFLIGCANAHAQSSVLLFGVLDEGINYTSNVGGKSSWQMASGDLSTSRWGIKGNEDLGGGLHAIFDLESGFAIESGQLGYGGRLFGFQSYVGLQSDRLGTLTLGRQFDTVSDTIGPLTANGSWAGFLFSHPLDNDNTDASFHANNAVKYTSPAFGGFSGTVMYGLSNLAGGFTQNRMLGVGLNYTYQTLSVAAVYENLSHPGTTAGGALTPDDTDFVAGNQKIYGIGVNYGIGPATIGAVYSHVNVGQPDASLYAGSLGLANARLTFDNFEVSAKYNITPAVLVGGMYTYTRGGLDQAGAKSSLHWNQFGAMAQYVLSKRTSVYTQVAYQLVGGSATGTPLDGGLVPGSPGASSNGHQLVARVGINHTF, encoded by the coding sequence ATGAAAAAAGCATCCATTATCCTGTCGGCAGGATTCCTGATCGGTTGCGCGAACGCGCACGCACAAAGTTCCGTCCTGCTGTTCGGCGTCCTCGACGAAGGCATCAACTACACGAGCAATGTCGGCGGGAAGTCGTCATGGCAGATGGCGAGCGGCGATCTCTCGACGAGCCGCTGGGGAATCAAGGGCAACGAGGATCTCGGCGGCGGACTGCACGCGATCTTCGATCTGGAGAGCGGCTTCGCGATCGAAAGCGGCCAGCTCGGCTACGGCGGCCGCCTGTTCGGCTTCCAGTCGTATGTCGGTCTGCAGTCGGACCGACTCGGCACGCTGACGCTCGGCCGCCAGTTCGACACCGTGTCCGACACGATCGGGCCGCTGACCGCGAACGGCAGCTGGGCCGGCTTCCTGTTCTCGCATCCGCTCGACAACGACAACACCGATGCGTCGTTCCACGCGAACAATGCGGTGAAATACACGAGCCCTGCGTTCGGCGGCTTCTCGGGCACGGTGATGTACGGGCTGAGCAACCTGGCGGGCGGCTTCACACAGAACCGGATGCTCGGCGTCGGCCTGAACTACACGTACCAGACGCTGTCGGTCGCCGCCGTCTATGAAAATCTGTCGCACCCCGGCACCACGGCGGGCGGCGCACTGACGCCGGACGACACGGATTTCGTCGCGGGCAACCAGAAGATCTACGGGATCGGCGTGAACTACGGGATCGGCCCCGCGACGATCGGCGCGGTCTATTCGCACGTGAACGTCGGCCAGCCCGATGCGTCGCTTTATGCGGGCAGCCTCGGCCTCGCGAACGCGCGGCTCACGTTCGACAATTTCGAAGTCAGCGCGAAGTACAACATCACGCCGGCCGTTCTCGTCGGCGGCATGTACACGTACACGCGCGGCGGCCTCGATCAGGCCGGCGCGAAGTCGTCGCTGCACTGGAACCAGTTCGGCGCGATGGCGCAGTACGTGCTGTCGAAGCGCACGTCGGTCTATACGCAGGTGGCGTATCAACTGGTGGGCGGCAGCGCGACCGGCACGCCGCTCGACGGCGGGCTCGTGCCCGGCTCGCCCGGCGCATCGTCGAACGGACACCAGCTCGTCGCGCGCGTCGGGATCAATCACACGTTCTGA
- a CDS encoding ABC transporter ATP-binding protein, translating into MLKLVLRFVKTDDRAQLARALGWLYGFVRPHRLAIAGLLALSACASLLALAQPWLTKELIDRGLVGKDFRMLVAVAFAMVFAGFVGTLLGGINRYLHTRLSGRVLFSLRSAVYAHLQRLSPSFYGQRRLGDLLSRLDGDVAEIQRFALDALFSAVSNVIGLVGTLALLVTLSWKLSLLALLLVPFEILWLRTMRRKVERDARSVREGAADVSSFLVETLPAMKFIQAAGRQRAEQARLDGLGDRYMERLLKLQVTEFITQSVPGTLTSLSRAGAFIVGGYWVIRGDWPLGSLIAFSSYLGMAIGPVKSLLGLYVALQRMTVSLGRVMELQRAPVAVQPPADARELPPRGDLEFVDVWFAHDERAQPVLRGAGARVPAGSKVALSGRSGSGKSTLIDLMQRFYDPQRGSVRIDGIDLRDVDLDALRRHVAVVSQDIVLFRGSLADNLRYAAPLATHDDIVHAARAAQLDELIATLPGGLDGPVGERGQQLSGGQKQRIAIARALLQAPAILVLDEATSAVDEATERQVIAQIDTLFGDCTRILVSHRASTLAGVDLHFELADGQLARRVHRDVAHA; encoded by the coding sequence ATGCTGAAACTCGTCCTGCGCTTCGTGAAGACCGACGACCGCGCGCAGCTCGCGCGCGCGCTCGGCTGGCTATACGGTTTCGTGCGGCCGCACCGGCTCGCGATCGCCGGCCTGCTCGCGCTGTCGGCCTGCGCGTCGCTGCTGGCGCTCGCGCAGCCGTGGCTCACGAAGGAGCTGATCGACCGCGGGCTGGTCGGCAAGGACTTCCGGATGCTCGTCGCGGTCGCGTTTGCGATGGTGTTCGCGGGCTTCGTCGGCACGCTGCTCGGCGGCATCAACCGTTACCTGCACACACGGCTGTCCGGCCGCGTGCTGTTCTCGCTGCGCAGCGCCGTCTATGCACACCTGCAGCGGCTGTCGCCGTCGTTCTACGGGCAGCGCCGTCTCGGCGACCTGCTGTCGCGCCTCGACGGCGACGTCGCCGAGATCCAGCGCTTCGCGCTCGACGCGTTGTTCTCCGCCGTGTCGAACGTGATCGGGCTGGTCGGCACGCTCGCACTGCTCGTCACGCTGTCGTGGAAACTGTCGCTGCTCGCGCTGCTGCTGGTTCCGTTCGAGATCCTGTGGCTGCGCACGATGCGCCGCAAGGTCGAGCGCGATGCGCGCTCGGTACGCGAAGGCGCGGCCGACGTGTCGTCGTTCCTCGTCGAAACGCTGCCCGCAATGAAGTTCATCCAGGCCGCCGGCCGGCAACGCGCGGAACAGGCGCGGCTCGACGGTCTCGGCGACCGCTACATGGAGCGCCTGCTGAAGCTGCAGGTGACCGAATTCATCACGCAATCGGTGCCCGGCACGCTGACCTCGCTGTCGCGCGCGGGTGCGTTCATCGTCGGCGGCTACTGGGTGATTCGCGGCGACTGGCCGCTCGGTTCGCTGATCGCGTTCTCCAGCTATCTCGGGATGGCGATCGGCCCCGTGAAGAGCCTGCTCGGGCTCTACGTCGCGCTGCAGCGGATGACGGTGAGCCTCGGCCGCGTGATGGAACTGCAGCGCGCCCCGGTGGCCGTGCAACCGCCGGCCGATGCGCGCGAGCTGCCCCCGCGCGGCGATCTCGAATTCGTCGACGTGTGGTTCGCGCACGACGAGCGCGCGCAGCCCGTGTTGCGCGGTGCCGGCGCGCGCGTGCCGGCCGGCAGCAAGGTCGCGCTGTCGGGACGGTCGGGCAGCGGGAAATCGACGCTGATCGATCTGATGCAGCGCTTCTACGACCCGCAGCGCGGCAGCGTGCGGATCGACGGCATCGACCTGCGCGACGTCGATCTCGACGCGCTGCGCCGCCACGTCGCGGTCGTCAGCCAGGACATCGTGTTGTTTCGCGGCAGCCTCGCCGACAATCTCCGCTACGCGGCGCCGCTCGCGACACACGACGACATCGTGCATGCCGCACGCGCCGCGCAGCTCGACGAACTGATCGCGACACTGCCGGGCGGGCTCGACGGGCCGGTCGGCGAACGCGGGCAGCAACTGTCCGGCGGCCAGAAGCAGCGCATCGCGATCGCGCGTGCGCTGCTGCAGGCGCCGGCGATCCTGGTGCTCGACGAGGCGACGTCGGCCGTCGACGAAGCGACCGAGCGGCAGGTCATCGCGCAGATCGACACGCTGTTCGGCGATTGCACGCGCATCCTCGTCAGCCACCGCGCGTCGACGCTCGCCGGCGTCGACCTGCATTTCGAACTCGCGGACGGCCAACTCGCGCGACGCGTGCACCGGGATGTCGCGCATGCGTGA
- a CDS encoding SDR family NAD(P)-dependent oxidoreductase, translated as MKGFSGKVAAITGAGSGMGRSLAVELARRGCEVALADVNDVGLAGTAAACAKHGVRTSTRRLDVADRDAVFAWADFVRAEHGKVNLIFNNAGVSLAASAETARIADLEWIVGINFWGVVHGTQAFLPHLRASGDGHVVNTSSLFGIVAMPTQSAYNATKFAVRGFTEALRMELELDGAPVSATCVHPGGVATSIVDASRVDASIHALTGQDEATHRRQANRLINATTADDAARQILAGVERNARRVLVGADARRLDKLARLLGAGYQRLMLRHVRRARARNLRPKEVPVGERAHAPATLPTTPTKDLA; from the coding sequence ATGAAGGGTTTTTCCGGCAAGGTCGCCGCGATCACGGGCGCCGGTTCGGGCATGGGCCGCAGCCTCGCGGTCGAGCTGGCGCGGCGCGGCTGCGAGGTCGCGCTCGCCGACGTCAACGATGTCGGGCTCGCGGGCACGGCGGCCGCGTGCGCGAAGCACGGCGTGCGCACGAGCACGCGAAGGCTCGACGTCGCCGACCGCGACGCGGTGTTCGCGTGGGCCGATTTCGTGCGCGCCGAACACGGCAAGGTCAACCTGATCTTCAACAACGCGGGCGTGTCGCTGGCCGCGAGCGCCGAGACCGCGCGCATCGCCGATCTCGAATGGATCGTCGGCATCAACTTCTGGGGCGTCGTGCACGGCACCCAGGCGTTCCTGCCGCATCTGCGCGCGTCGGGCGACGGTCACGTGGTCAACACGTCGAGCCTGTTCGGGATCGTCGCGATGCCGACGCAGAGTGCGTACAACGCGACCAAGTTCGCGGTGCGCGGCTTCACCGAAGCGCTGCGGATGGAGCTCGAACTCGACGGCGCGCCGGTGAGCGCGACCTGCGTGCATCCGGGCGGCGTCGCGACCAGCATCGTCGACGCGAGCCGCGTCGACGCCAGCATCCATGCGCTCACGGGCCAGGACGAAGCGACCCATCGCCGCCAGGCGAACCGCCTGATCAACGCGACGACGGCCGACGATGCCGCGCGGCAGATTCTCGCCGGCGTCGAGCGCAATGCGCGCCGCGTGCTGGTCGGCGCCGATGCGCGCCGCCTCGACAAGCTCGCGCGCCTGCTCGGCGCCGGCTACCAGCGGCTGATGCTGCGTCACGTGCGCCGCGCACGCGCACGCAACCTCCGCCCGAAGGAAGTCCCCGTGGGAGAACGTGCGCATGCCCCCGCTACGCTCCCGACCACGCCGACCAAGGATCTCGCATGA
- a CDS encoding glutathione S-transferase family protein, with amino-acid sequence MSAASKPARPIRVYSFPLSGHAHRVRLFLSLLGLPFETVDVDLAAGAQREPAFLALNPLGQVPVIDDGGTVLADSNAILVYLAKRYGDAHWLPDDPVGAAVVQRWLSYAAGPIAAGPAAARLVTVFGAPLDPEAAKRTAAKVLDVIDRELAGKPFAAGAQPTVADIAAYTYIAHAPEGGVSLDPYPHLRAWLARVAALPGFVGMPPTRAGLLAA; translated from the coding sequence ATGTCCGCCGCCAGCAAACCCGCCCGTCCGATTCGTGTCTATTCGTTCCCGCTGTCGGGGCACGCGCATCGGGTCCGGCTGTTCCTGTCGCTGCTCGGGCTGCCGTTCGAGACCGTCGACGTCGACCTCGCGGCCGGCGCGCAGCGCGAACCGGCATTCCTCGCGCTCAATCCGCTCGGCCAGGTGCCGGTGATCGACGACGGCGGCACCGTGCTCGCCGATTCGAACGCGATCCTCGTCTATCTCGCGAAGCGCTACGGCGACGCGCACTGGCTGCCCGACGATCCGGTTGGCGCGGCGGTCGTGCAGCGCTGGCTGTCGTACGCGGCCGGGCCGATCGCAGCGGGTCCCGCCGCGGCGCGGCTCGTGACCGTGTTCGGCGCGCCGCTCGACCCGGAGGCGGCCAAGCGCACGGCCGCGAAGGTGCTCGACGTGATCGACCGCGAACTGGCCGGCAAGCCGTTCGCCGCGGGCGCGCAGCCGACGGTCGCCGATATCGCCGCGTACACGTACATTGCGCATGCGCCGGAAGGCGGCGTGTCGCTCGACCCGTATCCGCACCTGCGGGCGTGGCTCGCGCGCGTCGCGGCGTTGCCGGGCTTCGTCGGCATGCCGCCGACCCGCGCCGGCCTGCTCGCCGCCTGA
- a CDS encoding DUF2970 domain-containing protein: protein MKLFSMIRLVLWSFFGVRNSKAHASDLANVNFTLLPFVALVLAALVGAVIYGVVHLVVDPTVTMQGF, encoded by the coding sequence ATGAAACTGTTCAGCATGATTCGCCTGGTTCTGTGGAGTTTCTTCGGCGTGCGCAACAGCAAGGCGCACGCGTCCGATCTCGCGAACGTCAACTTCACGCTGCTGCCGTTCGTCGCGCTCGTGCTCGCGGCGCTGGTCGGCGCGGTGATCTACGGCGTCGTCCATCTGGTCGTCGATCCGACGGTGACGATGCAGGGGTTCTGA
- a CDS encoding LysR family transcriptional regulator, with translation MADLRDVNLNRLAIFVAVVDAGSLTAAAERLGLAKTVVSTHMQRLESEVGANLLVRTTRRLSVTDAGRAFYDACRDIVRATESALDAVSSDAGPLRGTLRVSVPIDYGALVVAPAVVALRDAHPGLDVELIANDRIVDLVADNLDVAIRIGRLADSNYRAVQLGEYEKWLVASPAFVARHGLPRDPDALAALPFVMLSTLSRPHTVELDHTSGDHASVRCVAPVVSNTATACRAIALAGGGFGLLTDFSIAEDLAAGRLVRLLPAWRSAPAGIHAVFPSTRLPSPKVRAFIDAMKARIGETRAAPPARATRARRASD, from the coding sequence ATGGCCGACCTGCGCGACGTGAACCTGAACCGGCTGGCGATCTTCGTCGCGGTGGTCGATGCCGGCTCGCTGACGGCCGCCGCCGAACGGCTCGGCCTCGCGAAGACGGTCGTCAGCACCCACATGCAGCGCCTCGAATCCGAGGTCGGCGCGAACCTGCTGGTGCGCACCACGCGGCGCCTGAGCGTGACCGACGCGGGGCGCGCGTTCTACGACGCGTGCCGCGACATCGTGCGCGCGACCGAAAGCGCGCTCGACGCCGTGTCGTCCGACGCGGGGCCGCTGCGCGGCACGCTGCGCGTGAGCGTGCCGATCGACTACGGCGCGCTGGTCGTCGCGCCGGCCGTCGTCGCGCTGCGCGACGCGCATCCGGGGCTCGATGTCGAACTGATCGCGAACGACCGCATCGTCGATCTGGTCGCGGACAACCTCGACGTCGCGATCCGCATCGGCCGGCTCGCGGATTCGAACTATCGCGCGGTGCAGCTCGGCGAGTACGAGAAATGGCTGGTCGCGAGCCCCGCGTTCGTCGCGCGGCATGGCCTGCCGCGCGATCCGGACGCGCTCGCCGCGCTGCCGTTCGTGATGCTGTCGACGCTGTCGCGCCCGCATACGGTCGAACTCGACCACACGAGCGGCGACCATGCGTCGGTGCGCTGCGTCGCGCCGGTCGTGTCGAACACCGCGACGGCATGCCGCGCGATCGCACTCGCGGGCGGCGGCTTCGGGCTCTTGACGGATTTCTCGATCGCGGAGGACCTCGCGGCCGGCCGGCTCGTGCGGCTGCTGCCCGCCTGGCGCTCGGCGCCGGCCGGGATTCACGCGGTGTTTCCGTCGACGCGGCTGCCGTCGCCGAAGGTGCGCGCGTTCATCGACGCGATGAAGGCGAGGATCGGGGAGACGCGCGCCGCGCCGCCCGCGCGCGCGACGCGGGCGCGACGCGCCAGCGATTGA